In Sander lucioperca isolate FBNREF2018 chromosome 12, SLUC_FBN_1.2, whole genome shotgun sequence, one DNA window encodes the following:
- the baz2a gene encoding bromodomain adjacent to zinc finger domain protein 2A isoform X1, whose amino-acid sequence MESNNHFNYGTHSSPNSGLKLSSGDSLYTNGSSMSFPQQGKNMNGEMNVNGVTTVLGSSVPGSHPPTAPYPHMSNHHQSSMGYDYLWGGHPQYGPTMGNSPGHGMHQKQPTPGMVQPQSQHHFQGHGQYQLNGGVESSHQPPVAGPPNMPLTGSQYWNRSNPSPQQISYNSPSMYGTYQSQAHPGITPSQHHQQQSLQPPPHQPSQQHIHSHRHPHHHQQHQQPQHYGLMPNGMPYYQHQPQHPSLPSPQQQPSQQSQQGQAQMMPTAAQNFTPPRGSPQPHSLGRGGTGSPLLVGMSSTPMMSPSTAQDSGSPKGHSRERSPHASNVGISTVMQGHTREAVEIDTSYNGMERAPVAHRLPKSAAHEGPDYRQHSEQPAAQRPEMASSVRETAVNTPPLSVSSQLSESTKASTPPRVSTGPAVSECPTSAPGPPIESSPGIESTPPQISMPPNVSSAPSPAAPPRLSSPPLMMQGLRPPTSAVTETSPAGSKHLSVGLSSSSLPASPKKLSTPLASIDSVSRCAAVSSAPPVSSSSSESVRKSGPPKLIPAASSVGAKSSSAGVAPPLMSASGSSTSTPPGSCLSTPASPMSLSKTPSVGCKPCDPAPKPQRQTNTSPAADSGLSTGSAAASPPGAVNLPSPAAHESLTVRPLSTLPLLTTQASRTAPVSAPPALVSVPSAMESGVVQSCDSEQHPPNTTPLHALKQPSPRTEHYIHNEDRKTLANKRNGKPEEHISQLDTGTIRTSQKVGATETNKPEVCSPKSLTDLPGKPLQTTVTPDQKPKNKQTASEKHHMQSSICEAEDSLVEQTPLRKSSHLHSTRIEHLTDEEGFDNSSHVASHFDGNSMFNSPSRIDVSSVFENTSLLDGDSSVVDDSTHFDSSFHLRKDTSQFDSTSHADDEPSTAFDTTRDSSYFVEDSRDDTLDSSREGETSEAEETKDSCQITGESMLESSLNNTSQMEEPSVHSSDSSNSHSFVSSHPGHQGPEAEWGPRGHDTPDSAGRISIKTTVNETMTAPSFKMRDENFIAFSTPAEGPAVHPLQPVTDPIVTAAGGQQKTPGKPRKPRDPKATWIKTPVPEKAQRKPRVRTPKVDKMKTDEKGGNKEEVAKGRKRKKSLKVEVKCGEAGLPTGEVDSITATIEAVLANVSANNAAVDKPKKAKRVKKQDQEGNVAKTSKQDAETAADVDENDDDDSSTAGNEGESNRQRRVATEEQVQVPMRHGWKREIRVKKMENRMKGETWYYTPCGRRMKQFPEIIKYLKRHTDSVVSREHFSFSPRMPVGDFYEEKETPEGKQWVLLANEEVPSMIMAITGRRGRPPNPDKEKPRRVRGLKGGQARRPGRPPKPKMIDLLSKVDAKLLKQLEAKEALTEEEKEKLAKIKKKMKKKARMKKREETKIKKMKAEKKKAKLEQAKDLELKALPTDPTAPQATKPASRSAAEPKKPGRRRSVKVEAPPPVQQTDEERIAQGKRVLGARSKAKALAKAQAEAEAAAQAALAAKRTAERRAQAQRRLEERRRQQLIAEELKKPTEDMCLTDHKPLPELSHIPGVVLSGKAFAHCLTVVEFLHGYGRMIGLNIPKDVPSLATLQEGLLGMGDSQVEVQNLLIKLVEAALHDPGLPSFYQSVKILGEKLVESELTRSTVSEVLRVFLESHDYETEVCNTLRTKTFHALPPDTKAAILGFLVDELNSSNVVTSDIDNTLENMATYRKNKWIIEGKLRKLKAALGRRTGRSEEELCFEERRRSARVAEEENLSMEESGLVSERSNRRARKEEPKLSDSESPTNASIPELERQIDKLAKRQAFFRKKLLQSSHSMRAVLLGQDRYQRRYLALPHLGGVLVEGPEELLTSGEVLVAEVPVTFLKKEPKVEETAMPTTPPPTLPTSFSSATPAQAQTSSPEEDPLPGTASLMSRPRGRGRPRKIKLEVELHLRTAKIRRRRRSSARSGGEEGPGSPNSGTLDLTQTAFKSWLSQSQEAVTNGTCSAAGDAPEGNRPEESVKEMAEKQGQWFNLLPKQPCDDNSLTEPQIPSSPPKLLPQILSALPALTAPLVQPDPLLPGLTPADPVTTATPQGIASTLPASAVPVCAPVPPLPQLLPAPIPPATPTPTTPPRPGRRRRRGSRGSSPARRGLRGAAAKRRGRPPNSVFQELEQQYFTQLVVKPIPASMVRGWWWIKDPEELYSTLQALHPRGIRERVLHKHLAKHMESLAEMCTKPIDDPIFKSKVEEKDVLIEALQQPWQVQEKTMETDISALQWVEDLEQRVIAADLHLKAAPQSAMNDAESNTETPMPEFQPYTIPDPDSTRDDLQYYEHDADPRDDWIVRTKKEWSGLPRIATHPLDLAVLRLANLERNIERRYLKEPLWNPAEVMRLAPLTPTPGEEHPMDAISLESEITSRLRTWRQALDRCRSAPQVCLCLLQLEKAIAWERSVTKVTCQVCRKGDNDDCLLLCDGCDRGCHMYCLRPKITQVPEGDWFCPTCVAKEDCDSPRSSKKRTRVKKRRYEDDSSEDETTTRRKSGGMATRYKETVTPPSSSRHSGEGSAAKRRRMTTRNQPDLTFCEIILMEMEAHADAWPFLEPVNPRLVPGYRRIIKNPMDFLTMRERLLQGGYCSCEEFAADAELVFNNCEQFNEDTSEVGMAGHTMRRFFESRWAEFYSNKDK is encoded by the exons ATGGAGTCAAATAATCATTTCAACTATGGCACCCACTCCTCACCAAACTCAGGACTGAAACTCTCCTCAGGGGATTCTCTTTACACTAACGGGTCCTCCATGAGTTTTCCTCAGCAGGGGAAAA ATATGAATGGCGAAATGAATGTGAATGGCGTCACTACTGTACTCGGTTCCAGTGTGCCTGGTTCCCACCCACCAACTGCTCCTTACCCACACATGAGCAACCACCACCAGAGCAGCATGGGCTATGACTACTTGTGGGGAGGACACCCTCAGTATGGTCCAACCATGGGCAATTCTCCTGGGCACGGGATGCACCAGAAGCAGCCTACACCTGGGATGGTGCAGCCTCAGTCACAGCACCACTTCCAGGGTCATGGGCAGTACCAGCTGAATGGGGGTGTTGAAAGCTCCCACCAGCCCCCTGTGGCAGGCCCACCAAACATGCCTCTTACTGGGAGTCAGTACTGGAACAGGAGTAACCCTAGCCCACAGCAGATAAGTTACAATTCCCCCAGTATGTATGGGACCTACCAGAGTCAGGCACATCCTGGAATTACACCATCACAACATCACCAGCAGCAGTCCCTACAACCGCCCCCACATCAACCGTCGCAGCAACACATTCACTCCCATCGTCACCCACATCACCACCAGCAGCACCAGCAACCACAGCATTATGGCCTGATGCCTAATGGAATGCCCTACTACCAGCATCAACCCCAACATCCATCCCTGCCGTCTCCCCAGCAACAGCCATCACAGCAGTCTCAGCAAGGCCAGGCTCAGATGATGCCCACAGCTGCCCAGAATTTTACTCCTCCACGTGGCAGCCCACAGCCCCACAGTTTAGGCAGAGGGGGCACTGGCAGCCCTCTTCTGGTAGGGATGTCCTCAACACCAATGATGTCACCGTCAACAGCGCAGGATAGCGGATCACCCAAGGGCCACAGCAGGGAACGGAGCCCCCATGCTAGCAATGTGGGAATATCTACTGTCATGCAAG GGCATACGAGAGAAGCTGTCGAGATAGACACAAGCTATAATGGCATGGAAAGGGCACCTGTTGCCCATAGACTACCCAAAAGTGCGGCTCATGAGGGACCAGATTACCGTCAGCATTCTGAACAGCCAGCAGCTCAGCGTCCAGAAATGGCTTCCTCAGTCAGAGAGACAGCTGTTAATACGCCTCCCCTGTCTGTGTCATCTCAGCTCTCTGAATCTACCAAGGCCTCAACACCTCCTCGGGTCTCTACGGGTCCTGCTGTCTCTGAGTGTCCCACATCTGCCCCTGGGCCCCCTATAGAATCATCCCCTGGCATAGAATCTACTCCACCACAAATCTCAATGCCCCCCAATGTGTCCTCTGCTCCATCTCCAGCTGCTCCTCCCAGACTTTCCTCACCTCCTCTAATGATGCAAGGCCTCAGGCCCCCCACTTCTGCTGTGACTGAGACATCCCCTGCTGGATCCAAGCATCTGTCAGTGGggctctcttcctcctccctgcCTGCATCACCTAAAAAGTTGTCTACACCTCTTGCTTCGATTGATAGTGTGTCTAGATGTGCAGCAGTTTCTTCAGCCCCTCCAGTCTCTTCTTCTTCATCGGAGTCTGTCAGAAAGTCTGGACCCCCAAAATTAATACCTGCTGCTTCATCAGTGGGTGCAAAATCCTCATCCGCTGGTGTGGCTCCACCTCTAATGTCAGCATCAGGATCTTCAACCTCAACACCACCTGGCTCTTGTTTATCAACTCCTGCATCTCCCATGTCTCTGTCAAAGACTCCTTCAGTTGGCTGTAAACCTTGTGACCCAGCGCCCAAACCCCAGCGTCAGACAAACACTTCTCCAGCTGCTGACTCTGGTCTTTCCACTGGGTCTGCAGCGGCATCACCACCAGGAGCGGTGAACTTACCCTCTCCAGCAGCCCATGAAAGTCTTACAGTCCGACCTCTGTCTACCCTACCTCTTCTAACCACTCAAGCCTCCAGGACTGCACCAGTGTCCGCCCCTCCTGCCTTGGTGTCTGTCCCCTCTGCAATGGAGTCTGGAGTGGTCCAAAGTTGTGACTCTGAGCAGCATCCTCCTAACACCACTCCTCTTCATGCGCTGAAGCAGCCATCTCCCAGGACAGAGCACTATATTCATAATGAGGATAGAAAAACGTTGGCTAACAAAAGAAATGGAAAACCAGAGGAACACATCTCTCAGCTTGATACGGGCACGATAAGGACATCACAGAAGGTGGGAGCTACTGAAACTAATAAACCTGAAGTTTGCTCACCCAAGTCCCTCACAGATCTTCCTGGGAAGCCCTTGCAGACCACAGTCACCCCTGATCAAAAGCCCAAGAATAAACAGACGGCTTCTGAAAAGCACCACATGCAAAGCAGTATCTGTGAGGCAGAGGACTCCTTGGTGGAGCAGACTCCACTCAGAAAGTCTTCACATCTCCACAGCACAAGGATAGAACATCTGACTGATGAAGAAGGTTTTGATAACTCTTCACACGTAGCTTCTCACTTTGATGGCAATTCAATGTTCAACAGCCCCTCTAGGATTGACGTCAGCTCTGTCTTTGAAAATACCTCTCTTCTAGACGGTGATAGCTCAGTCGTAGACGACTCCACTCACTTTGACAGCAGCTTTCACCTGAGAAAGGACACTTCTCAGTTTGACAGCACTTCCCATGCAGATGACGAACCATCTACTGCATTTGACACCACTAGAGATAGCAGCTATTTTGTGGAAGACTCCAGAGATGACACGTTAGACTCCTCCAGGGAAGGGGAAACGTCTGAGGCAGAAGAGACCAAGGACAGCTGTCAAATCACAGGAGAATCCATGCTAGAGTCTTCCCTGAACAACACCTCTCAGATGGAAGAGCCTTCTGTCCACTCAAGTGACTCGTCCAACTCACACTCATTTGTGTCGTCTCATCCAGGTCATCAAG GACCTGAAGCAGAGTGGGGCCCCAGAGGACATGATACCCCAGACTCGGCTGGACGCATTAGCATTAAGACCACAGTTAATGAGACAATGACTGCCCCGAGTTTCAAGATGAGAGATGAGAACTTCATCGCCTTCAGTACCCCAGCAGAGGGCCCTGCTGTACACCCACTCCAACCAGTAACTGATCCGATTGTGACAGCTGCTGGAGGGCAGCAGAAAACCCCAGGGAAACCACGCAAACCTCGAGATCCAAAGGCAACATGGATTAAAACCCCAG TTCCTGAGAAGGCCCAGCGGAAGCCTCGGGTTAGAACCCCTAAAGTGGATAAGATGAAGACTGATGAAAAGGGAGGCAATAAAGAGGAGGTAGCCAAGGGCAGAAAGAGGAAGAAGTCTCTCAAGGTGGAGGTTAAATGTGGGGAGGCTGGGCTTCCCACAGGAGAGGTTGATTCCATCACAGCCACAATTGAAGCTGTTCTGGCCAACGTTTCAGCTAATAACGCAGCAGTGGACAAACCCAAGAAGGCGAAAAGGGTCAAGAAACAAGACCAAGAAGGAAACGTGGCAAAAACATCTAAACAAGAtgctgaaactgctgctgatgttgatgaaaatgatgatgatgatagctCCACTGCAGGTAATG AAGGTGAATCTAACAGACAGAGGAGGGTTGCAACTGAGGAGCAGGTTCAGGTCCCAATGCGGCATGG TTGGAAGAGGGAGATTCGTGTGAAGAAAATGGAGAACCGCATGAAGGGCGAAACCTGGTACTACACACCTTGTGGAAGAAGGATGAAGCAGTTCCCTGAAATAATAAAG TACTtgaagagacacacagacagtgtaGTCAGCAGAGAACACTTCAGCTTCAGCCCACGCATGCCTGTTGGAGATTtttatgaagaaaaagaaactCCTGAG GGCAAGCAGTGGGTCCTCTTGGCTAATGAGGAGGTTCCATCTATGATCATGGCCATCACTGGCCGGCGAGGTCGACCTCCAAACCCTGATAAAGAGAAACCACGCAGGGTTCGTGGCCTGAAGGGAGGGCAGGCCCGTCGCCCTGGTAGACCTCCCAAACCCAAGATGATTGATCTCCTTAGCAAAGTTGACGCCAAACTTTTGAAGCAACTTGAAGCCAAGG AAGCTCTCACcgaggaggaaaaggagaaaCTTGCAAAaatcaaaaagaaaatgaaaaaaaag GCAAGAATGAAGAAAAGGGAGGAAACGAAGATTAAGAAGATGAAAGcggaaaaaaagaaagccaaG CTTGAGCAAGCCAAGGACCTAGAGCTGAAGGCTCTACCAACAGACCCGACAGCCCCACAGGCCACAAAGCCTGCATCACGGTCTGCTGCAGAGCCCAAGAAGCCTGGCCGCAGGAGGTCTGTCAAGGTTGAGGCTCCCCCACCAGTACAGCAGACTGATGAGGAGCGCATAGCCCAGGGTAAGAGGGTGCTGGGTGCTCGGAGTAAAGCCAAGGCTCTGGCTAAAGCCCAGGCAGAGGCAGAGGCGGCAGCTCAGGCTGCTCTGGCAGCTAAGAGGACAGCAGAGAGGAGAGCGCAGGCTCAGAGACGCTTGGAGGAGCGGAGGAGACAGCAGTTGATCGCAGAAGAACTGAAAAAGCCCACAGAGGACATGTGTCTCACTGACCACAAA CCCCTGCCAGAGCTGTCCCATATACCTGGTGTGGTTCTCTCTGGCAAAGCCTTTGCACACTGTCTGACTGTGGTTGAGTTCCTACATGGCTATGGAAGGATGATTGGTCTCAATATACCCAAGGACGTCCCCAGCCTTGCTACCCTGCAGGAGGGCCTCTTAGGCATGGGTGACAGCCAAGTAGAGGTTCAGAACCTACTGATAAAGCTGGTGGAGGCTGCACTCCATGATCCAGGCCTGCCATCATTTTACCAG TCAGTAAAGATCCTTGGGGAAAAGCTGGTTGAGTCGGAGCTGACCCGCAGCACAGTCTCAGAAGTACTGCGCGTCTTTTTGGAATCTCATGATTATGAGACAGAAGTGTGCAACACACTGAGGACCAAAACATTTCATGCCCTGCCTCCTGACACCAAGGCAGCCATCCTGGGTTTCCTGGTGGACGAGCTCAACAGCAGCAACGTTGTGACGAG TGACATTGACAACACATTAGAAAACATGGCAACTTACAGGAAGAACAAGTGGATCATTGAGGGGAAGTTGCGCAA ACTGAAGGCGGCACTAGGGCGTCGTACAGGACGATCGGAGGAAGAGCTCTGTTTTGAGGAGAGGAGGCGGAGTGCCAGAGTGGCCGAGGAAGAGAACCTCAGTATGGAGGAGAGTGGCCTAGTCTCGGAGAGAAGCAACCGCCGTGCACGCAAAGAAGAGCCCAAACTCAGTGAT AGCGAGAGCCCTACCAATGCCAGCATTCCAGAGCTTGAAAGGCAGATAGATAAGCTAGCCAAG CGGCAAGCATTTTTCCGTAAAAAGCTGCTACAGTCATCTCATTCCATGCGGGCCGTATTGCTGGGCCAGGACCGTTACCAGCGCAGATACTTGGCCCTACCCCACCTCGGAGGAGTTCTGGTCGAGGGGCCAGAGGAGCTGTTGA CTTCTGGAGAAGTCCTTGTAGCTGAGGTTCCCGTCACCTTCCTCAAAAAGGAGCCCAAAGTTGAGGAGACCGCTATGCCTACCACTCCCCCTCCTACTCTGCCTACTTCTTTTTCCTCTGCTACCCCTGCCCAGGCCCAGACCTCGTCCCCAGAGGAGGACCCCCTCCCTGGCACTGCATCCCTCATGAGCAGGCCAAGAGGACGAGGACGCCCCCGAAAAATCAAACTAGAAGTGGAGCTTCACCTCCGCACAGCAAAGATTCGCCGCCGGCGTCGAAGTAGCGCCAGGTCGGGGGGTGAAGAAGGGCCAGGATCACCAAACAGTGGCACACTTGACCTCACACAGACTGCTTTCAAGAGCTGGCTCAGCCAATCACAGGAAGCAGTGACCAACGGCACATGCTCAGCAGCAGGGGATGCTCCGGAGGGCAATCGACCAGAGGAGAGTGTGAAGGAGATGGCAGAGAAACAGGGACAGTGGTTCAACCTGCTCCCCAAACAACCATGTGACGATAACTCTCTGACCGAGCCCCAGATACCCAGCTCACCCCCTAAACTCCTCCCTCAGATCCTGAGTGCTCTGCCCGCACTCACTGCTCCACTCGTGCAG CCGGACCCGCTCTTGCCTGGCCTGACTCCTGCTGACCCTGTGACCACAGCAACGCCACAGGGCATTGCCTCCACACTACCTGCCTCTGCTGTTCCCGTTTGTGCCCCAGTACCACCTCTTCCTCAGCTTCTTCCAGCTCCCATTCCTCCTGCCACGCCTACTCCGACTACCCCCCCGAGGCCAGGTCGCAGGCGGAGGAGAGGTAGCAGAGGCAGCAGTCCTGCACGCAGAGGgctgagaggagctgcagccaAGCGTCGTGGCCGCCCTCCCAACTCTGTGTTCCAAGAGCTTGAGCAGCAGTACTTCACACAACTGGTGGTCAAGCCCATACCAGCAT CTATGGTGCGTGGCTGGTGGTGGATCAAGGATCCAGAGGAACTGTATAGCACCTTACAGGCCCTCCATCCAAGGGGCATCAGGGAGAGGGTGCTCCATAAGCATTTGGCCAAACACATGGAGAGCTTGGCTGAGATGTGCACCAAACCTATCGACG ACCCTATATTTAAGTCGAAGGTAGAGGAGAAGGATGTGCTAATAGAGGCTCTGCAGCAGCCCTGGCAAGTGCAGGAGAAGACAATGGAGACTGACATCAGCGCCCTACAGTGGGTGGAGGACCTGGAGCAGCGGGTCATTGCCGCTGACCTCCATCTCAAG GCGGCACCACAGAGTGCAATGAATGATGCTGAGTCCAACACGGAGACACCAATGCCAGAATTTCAG CCCTACACAATCCCAGATCCAGACTCCACACGTGATGACCTCCAATACTATGAACATGACGCCGACCCACGTGATGACTGGATTGTGCGAACTAAGAAGGAGTGGTCTGGCCTTCCACGCATCGCCACACACCCGCTGGACTTGGCCGTGCTGCGGTTGGCCAACCTTGAGCGAAATATTGAGAGACGCTACCTGAAGGAGCCGCTCTGGAACCCAGCCGAAGTGATGCGCCTCGCTCCTCTCACCCCTACCCCAGGAGAAGAGCATCCCATGGATGCCATCAG TCTGGAAAGTGAGATCACGTCTCGACTACGAACATGGCGACAGGCTCTGGATCGCTGCCGCAGCGCTCCCCAGGTCTGTCTGTGTTTACTTCAGCTGGAGAAGGCCATTGCTTGGGAGAGATCTGTGACGAAAGTG ACTTGCCAGGTTTGCAGGAAGGGAGACAACGATGATTGCCTGTTGCTGTGTGACGGCTGTGATCGTGGCTGTCACATGTACTGCCTGAGGCCCAAAATCACCCAGGTGCCAGAGGGAGACTGGTTTTGTCCCACCTGCGTTGCCAAG gAGGACTGCGATTCACCACGCTCGTCCAAAAAGAGAACCAGGGTGAAAAAGAGAAGATATGAAGACGACAGCTCTGAAGATGAGACGACAACCCGACGCAAAAGTGGCGGCATGGCAACGCGGTACAAGGAGACCGTGACACCCCCCTCATCTTCCCGCCACTCTGGAGAAGGAAGCGCGGCTAAACGCCGTCGCATGACAACCCGCAACCAGCCTGACCTCACCTTCTGCGA GATCATTCTAATGGAGATGGAGGCTCATGCAGACGCCTGGCCGTTCCTTGAACCCGTCAACCCCCGACTGGTGCCAGGCTACCGCCGGATCATCAAGAACCCCATGGACTTCCTCaccatgagagagagactgctACAGGGAGG GTACTGCAGCTGCGAGGAGTTTGCAGCAGACGCAGAGCTCGTCTTCAACAACTGTGAGCAGTTCAACGAGGACACGTCAGAGGTGGGAATGGCTGGACACACCATGAGGCGTTTCTTTGAGAGCCGCTGGGCGGAGTTCTACTCAAATAAGGACAAATAG